From a region of the Nocardioides ginsengisegetis genome:
- the kstD gene encoding 3-oxosteroid 1-dehydrogenase, with protein MSTPSPGPLPAEVDVVVVGAGGAGMTAALAAASHGLETVLLEKSAWFGGSTARSGGGVWIPGNYALREAGQADEPAESKRYLDAIVGDVVPKTRRDTYVDRGPEVMDFIRDRTPVRFAWVPDYADYHPEAPGGRLKGRSVEPVPIDARFLGDELERLHPAYTKAPANLIVTQADFRKISLGLRTLRGPLTMIRVLVMRLVSLLRGQKMYAMGNALAIGLRQGLVDAGVPLHYETELDDLVIEDGRVVGVRVTAGGSTRVVRARRGVILGSGGFEKNLEMREKWQPQPTSIDWTTGSANNTGGGILAGITAGAATDLLDDAWWGPTIPLPSGPWFCLAERNLPGSIIVNSAGRRYMNEALPYVEAVHEIYRGEATGVPHVPSWLVMDQRYRNRYLFAGLSPRQPFPGHWYKHGVVRRGATLEDLAAEISVPPAALRETVERFNGFAVSGVDEDFHRGESGYDQYYSDPKVTPNSSLHAIDQGPFYAVKIVPGDLGTKGGLVTDERARVLRPDGSVIPGLYAAGNCSSAVMGHTYAGPGATIGPALTFGYLAAEDIAKGTT; from the coding sequence ACCCCCTCCCCCGGCCCTCTGCCAGCCGAGGTCGACGTGGTCGTGGTCGGTGCCGGCGGCGCCGGGATGACGGCCGCGCTGGCCGCCGCGTCGCACGGCCTGGAGACCGTGCTGCTGGAGAAGAGCGCGTGGTTCGGCGGGTCCACCGCCCGCAGTGGCGGCGGGGTCTGGATCCCCGGAAACTACGCGCTGCGCGAGGCCGGGCAGGCCGACGAGCCGGCCGAGTCCAAGCGCTATCTCGACGCGATCGTCGGCGACGTGGTGCCCAAGACCCGCCGCGACACCTACGTCGACCGCGGCCCCGAGGTCATGGACTTCATCCGGGACCGGACGCCGGTGCGGTTCGCCTGGGTGCCGGACTACGCCGACTACCATCCCGAGGCCCCCGGTGGGCGGCTCAAGGGCCGCAGCGTCGAGCCGGTCCCGATCGACGCGCGCTTCCTCGGCGACGAGCTGGAGCGGCTGCACCCGGCGTACACCAAGGCGCCGGCCAACCTGATCGTCACCCAGGCGGACTTCCGCAAGATCAGCCTCGGGCTGCGCACGCTCCGCGGGCCGCTGACGATGATCCGGGTGCTGGTGATGCGGCTGGTCAGCCTGCTGCGCGGCCAGAAGATGTACGCCATGGGCAACGCGCTCGCGATCGGGCTGCGGCAGGGGCTCGTCGACGCCGGGGTGCCTCTGCACTACGAGACCGAGCTCGACGACCTCGTGATCGAGGACGGCCGCGTCGTCGGCGTCCGGGTGACCGCTGGAGGCTCGACGCGGGTCGTCCGCGCCCGACGCGGGGTCATCCTCGGCAGCGGCGGCTTCGAGAAGAACCTCGAGATGCGCGAGAAGTGGCAGCCGCAGCCGACCTCGATCGACTGGACGACCGGCTCGGCCAACAACACCGGCGGCGGCATCCTCGCCGGGATCACGGCCGGCGCGGCGACCGACCTGCTCGACGACGCCTGGTGGGGGCCGACGATCCCGCTGCCGTCGGGGCCGTGGTTCTGCCTGGCCGAGCGCAACCTGCCGGGCTCGATCATCGTGAACTCCGCGGGCCGCCGCTACATGAACGAGGCGCTCCCCTACGTCGAGGCTGTCCACGAGATCTACCGCGGCGAGGCCACCGGCGTCCCGCACGTCCCGTCGTGGCTGGTGATGGACCAGCGCTACCGCAACCGCTACCTCTTCGCCGGGCTGTCGCCGCGGCAGCCCTTCCCCGGCCACTGGTACAAACACGGCGTGGTCCGCAGGGGCGCCACGCTCGAGGACCTGGCCGCGGAGATCTCGGTGCCGCCCGCGGCGCTGCGGGAGACCGTCGAGCGGTTCAACGGCTTCGCCGTCTCCGGCGTGGACGAGGACTTCCACCGCGGCGAGAGCGGCTACGACCAGTACTACTCCGACCCGAAGGTCACCCCGAACTCCTCGCTCCACGCCATCGACCAAGGCCCGTTCTACGCCGTCAAGATCGTGCCCGGCGACCTCGGCACCAAGGGCGGGCTGGTCACCGACGAGCGGGCTCGGGTGCTGCGGCCCGACGGGTCGGTGATCCCCGGCCTGTACGCCGCCGGCAACTGCTCCTCGGCCGTCATGGGCCACACCTACGCCGGTCCCGGCGCCACCATCGGCCCGGCCCTGACGTTCGGCTACCTCGCCGCCGAGGACATCGCGAAGGGAACCACCTGA
- a CDS encoding MaoC/PaaZ C-terminal domain-containing protein, translated as MPIDPAVAVGAQFPDRTFEWTESDVLLYHLAIGASDLSYTLEGPALQVLPSFGILAPTFHMTDPPPLDLPGCDINLAQVVHGSQSISVAGPLPTSGSATLRTRISEVWDKGKASVIWQEGVATSPTGEELWTVRSSIFVRGEGGWGGPRGESTAVVVPDHAPDADTTYDVTPTQALLYRLCGDRNPLHADPDFAKAAGFPAPILHGLCSYGIVLRTVTDALLGGDASRVGAFTARFAGVVFPGETIRVRAWHTDAGIVVTATVAGGERDGSPVLADCVLTPV; from the coding sequence ATGCCCATCGACCCCGCCGTGGCCGTCGGCGCCCAGTTCCCCGACCGCACGTTCGAGTGGACGGAGAGCGACGTCCTGCTCTACCACCTGGCGATCGGGGCGTCCGACCTCTCGTACACGCTCGAGGGCCCGGCGCTGCAGGTGCTGCCGTCGTTCGGGATCCTCGCGCCCACCTTCCACATGACCGACCCGCCGCCATTGGACCTGCCCGGCTGCGACATCAACCTCGCCCAGGTCGTGCACGGCTCGCAGTCGATCTCCGTCGCCGGCCCGCTGCCCACCTCCGGCTCGGCCACCCTCCGCACCCGGATCAGCGAGGTCTGGGACAAGGGCAAGGCGTCGGTCATCTGGCAGGAGGGCGTGGCCACCTCACCCACGGGCGAGGAGCTGTGGACCGTGCGGTCCTCGATCTTCGTGCGCGGCGAGGGCGGCTGGGGCGGGCCGCGCGGGGAGTCCACCGCGGTGGTGGTCCCCGACCACGCGCCCGACGCCGACACGACGTACGACGTCACGCCCACGCAGGCGCTGCTCTACCGTCTCTGCGGCGACCGCAACCCGCTCCACGCCGACCCGGACTTCGCGAAGGCGGCGGGCTTCCCCGCGCCGATCCTGCACGGCCTGTGCTCCTACGGGATCGTGCTGCGCACCGTCACCGACGCCCTGCTCGGCGGCGACGCGTCCCGGGTCGGGGCCTTCACCGCACGGTTCGCGGGCGTCGTGTTCCCCGGCGAGACGATCCGGGTCCGGGCCTGGCACACCGACGCCGGCATCGTGGTGACCGCGACCGTCGCCGGCGGCGAGCGCGACGGCTCGCCCGTCCTGGCCGACTGCGTGCTGACGCCGGTCTGA
- a CDS encoding VOC family protein yields MDWKLEVVVAPVADVERAREFYVDKLGFRLDSDYTAGESFRVVQVTPPGSACSIVFGTGLGGGQPPGTLKGAQLVVNDIEAAHAFLEERGVENTGPHHFTETGQTPGLDPTRRDYGTFVWFDDPDGNTWALQEVKNPAR; encoded by the coding sequence ATGGACTGGAAGCTCGAGGTCGTCGTGGCCCCCGTCGCGGATGTGGAGCGCGCCCGCGAGTTCTACGTCGACAAGCTGGGCTTCCGCCTGGACAGCGACTACACCGCGGGCGAGTCGTTCCGCGTCGTCCAGGTGACGCCGCCCGGCTCGGCGTGCTCGATCGTCTTCGGCACCGGCCTCGGCGGCGGCCAGCCGCCGGGCACGCTCAAGGGCGCGCAGCTCGTCGTCAACGACATCGAGGCCGCGCACGCGTTCCTCGAGGAGCGCGGCGTCGAGAACACCGGCCCCCACCACTTCACCGAGACCGGGCAGACGCCGGGCCTGGACCCGACCCGGCGCGACTACGGCACGTTCGTCTGGTTCGACGACCCCGACGGCAACACCTGGGCGCTGCAGGAGGTCAAGAACCCCGCCCGCTGA
- the mraY gene encoding phospho-N-acetylmuramoyl-pentapeptide-transferase, protein MKAILLSGTCALVVSLFLTRWAIGQFAKWGLGQLIRDDGPTTHHTKRGTPTMGGAAVVVSVLVGYATSKLVTSEEPSRSALLVLFLLVGMAGVGFLDDFIKVRMQRSLGLRSRAKLIGQTVVGLVFGVLALLDGSGDGQAAVSHRISLVREVGPALPWVLVMVLIWFMVNGASNATNLIDGLDGLLTGSAAMVFSAYVFIGIWQNNHACGSAGGAIGVCYDVPAALDLATLAAAMTGACFGFLWWNASPAKIILGDTGSLALGAAMAGLALVTRTELLLVVLGGLYVAVTGSVMIQVSWFKLTRRMTGTGRRVFRMTPLHHHFELLGWEQVTVVIRFWIVAGISVAAALGIFYSDWLGGLH, encoded by the coding sequence TTGAAGGCCATCCTGCTGAGCGGCACGTGCGCGCTCGTGGTGTCGTTGTTCCTCACGCGCTGGGCGATCGGCCAGTTCGCCAAGTGGGGGCTGGGGCAGCTGATCCGCGACGACGGCCCGACGACGCACCACACGAAGCGCGGCACCCCCACGATGGGCGGCGCCGCGGTCGTGGTCTCGGTGCTGGTCGGCTACGCCACGTCCAAGCTGGTGACGTCGGAGGAGCCCTCGCGGTCCGCCCTCCTGGTGCTCTTCCTGCTGGTCGGCATGGCCGGGGTGGGGTTCCTCGACGACTTCATCAAGGTCAGGATGCAGCGCAGCCTCGGCCTGCGGAGCCGGGCCAAGCTGATCGGGCAGACGGTGGTCGGCCTCGTCTTCGGCGTCCTCGCCCTCCTGGACGGGTCGGGCGACGGGCAGGCGGCTGTCTCCCACCGGATCTCGCTCGTGCGCGAGGTCGGCCCGGCCCTCCCGTGGGTGCTCGTCATGGTGCTGATCTGGTTCATGGTCAACGGCGCGAGCAACGCCACGAACCTCATCGACGGTCTCGACGGCCTGCTCACCGGCAGCGCCGCGATGGTGTTCTCGGCGTACGTCTTCATCGGCATCTGGCAGAACAACCACGCCTGCGGATCCGCGGGCGGCGCGATCGGCGTCTGCTACGACGTGCCGGCCGCGCTGGACCTGGCCACCCTCGCCGCCGCGATGACCGGCGCCTGCTTCGGCTTCCTGTGGTGGAACGCCTCGCCCGCGAAGATCATCCTGGGTGACACCGGCTCCCTCGCCCTCGGCGCAGCCATGGCCGGGCTGGCACTGGTGACGCGGACCGAGCTGCTGCTGGTCGTGCTCGGCGGCCTGTACGTCGCCGTCACGGGCTCGGTGATGATCCAGGTGTCGTGGTTCAAGCTCACCCGCCGCATGACCGGGACGGGCCGACGGGTCTTCCGGATGACGCCGCTGCACCACCACTTCGAGCTGCTCGGCTGGGAGCAGGTGACGGTGGTGATCCGCTTCTGGATCGTCGCGGGCATCTCCGTCGCCGCGGCGCTCGGGATCTTCTACAGCGACTGGCTGGGCGGCCTGCACTGA
- a CDS encoding YcxB family protein, with protein sequence MVALDRHFVVTDAHVRRATRAAFIAWHHMLRPWRRYGAYLLLGVVAAWVLADRTVLLLVPAALAGDVVIRYRATARDASSQEPVGTTIALGFGEDAFAYKTWTQSGEVPYSAVQKVVSTNGCSVIVALSEHIFWALPSELIPAEALARMSTAPRL encoded by the coding sequence GTGGTCGCGCTCGACCGTCACTTCGTCGTCACCGATGCCCATGTCCGCCGGGCCACACGGGCCGCCTTCATCGCGTGGCACCACATGCTCCGACCCTGGCGACGGTACGGCGCCTACCTCCTGCTGGGAGTCGTCGCCGCGTGGGTCCTGGCCGACCGTACGGTCCTCCTCCTCGTCCCGGCGGCCCTGGCCGGTGACGTGGTCATCCGCTATCGAGCCACCGCCCGCGATGCCAGCTCACAAGAACCTGTGGGCACGACGATCGCGCTCGGATTCGGCGAGGACGCCTTCGCCTACAAGACCTGGACGCAGTCGGGCGAGGTCCCCTACTCCGCCGTGCAGAAGGTCGTCTCGACGAACGGGTGCAGCGTGATCGTGGCGCTCTCGGAGCACATCTTCTGGGCGCTGCCATCCGAGCTGATCCCGGCTGAAGCCCTCGCGCGGATGTCGACGGCGCCGCGCTTGTAA
- a CDS encoding phosphotransferase gives MTDLAELLAHHWGMAAARVRPLGGGMNSETWLVDHEGSTYVAKAVAPGWAAALAAGCDVATMLAAAGFVTGRPVPTRAGDLVLVEPALALLEHVPGRELDGATDDEQRWIAGTLAGVHAAGGPRIGPGAATFAPEWVSPDAPGVEGHPWLAAAIETVRAETDPLTVTWSVLHTDPAPEAFVHDDRTGVTGLIDWAGARRGPVLYDVASAVMYLGGPESASAFLDTYRADGPLPDEEMRHLDAFRRLRQVVQGVYFAGRLAAHDLTGGIDVAENQKGLDDARRRLAALGVDTT, from the coding sequence GTGACGGACCTCGCCGAGCTCCTGGCGCACCACTGGGGGATGGCGGCCGCCCGCGTGCGACCGTTGGGTGGCGGCATGAACTCCGAGACGTGGCTGGTGGACCACGAGGGATCGACGTACGTCGCCAAGGCGGTCGCGCCGGGCTGGGCTGCGGCCCTCGCGGCCGGGTGCGACGTGGCCACCATGCTGGCCGCGGCCGGGTTCGTCACGGGGCGTCCGGTCCCGACGCGTGCGGGCGACCTCGTCCTGGTCGAGCCTGCTCTTGCGCTGCTGGAGCACGTGCCCGGCCGCGAGCTGGACGGTGCGACGGATGACGAGCAGCGGTGGATCGCCGGCACCCTGGCCGGTGTCCACGCGGCCGGAGGCCCCCGCATCGGGCCGGGCGCCGCCACCTTCGCCCCGGAGTGGGTCTCGCCGGACGCGCCCGGCGTCGAGGGCCATCCGTGGCTCGCCGCGGCCATCGAGACCGTGCGCGCCGAGACCGACCCGCTGACCGTCACGTGGTCGGTGCTGCACACCGATCCGGCGCCCGAGGCATTCGTGCACGACGACAGGACGGGCGTGACCGGCCTGATCGACTGGGCGGGCGCACGGCGCGGCCCGGTCCTCTACGACGTCGCATCGGCCGTGATGTACCTCGGCGGACCCGAGAGCGCGTCGGCGTTCCTCGACACCTACCGGGCCGACGGACCGCTGCCGGACGAGGAGATGCGGCACCTCGACGCGTTCCGGCGCTTGCGGCAGGTGGTCCAGGGCGTCTACTTCGCCGGGCGGCTGGCGGCCCACGACCTGACCGGCGGCATCGACGTGGCCGAGAACCAGAAGGGGCTCGACGACGCCCGGCGGCGCCTCGCAGCTCTGGGCGTCGACACCACCTGA
- a CDS encoding 2'-5' RNA ligase family protein, with protein sequence MPRLHALELVPDEAGRESVLRDWQALRDAGLPSQLDHKGMTNTPHVTLVAAPALSEHALDQARDLLGALLPVRARTSGLLLLGGPRVTVARALDVDDEVVHAVLRLRALVDGPQHDSWLPHISLGRRVPRAEVGRAIEVLGHRDVELSLTGLRRWDPDNGTVTPFP encoded by the coding sequence ATGCCGCGCCTGCACGCCCTCGAGCTCGTCCCCGACGAGGCCGGGCGCGAGTCCGTCCTGCGTGACTGGCAGGCGCTGCGCGACGCCGGGCTGCCCTCCCAGCTCGACCACAAGGGGATGACCAACACCCCGCACGTCACGCTGGTCGCCGCGCCCGCCCTCTCCGAGCACGCCCTGGACCAGGCGCGCGACCTGCTCGGTGCGTTGCTCCCGGTCCGGGCGCGTACGTCGGGCCTGCTGCTCCTCGGCGGCCCGCGGGTCACCGTGGCGCGGGCCCTGGACGTGGACGACGAGGTGGTGCACGCCGTGCTCCGCCTCCGGGCCCTGGTCGACGGCCCGCAGCACGACAGCTGGCTGCCGCACATCTCGCTCGGCCGGCGGGTGCCGCGCGCCGAGGTCGGCCGCGCGATCGAGGTGCTCGGCCACCGCGACGTCGAGCTCTCGCTGACCGGCCTGCGGCGCTGGGACCCCGACAACGGGACGGTCACCCCGTTCCCGTGA
- a CDS encoding carboxypeptidase-like regulatory domain-containing protein, with protein sequence MGSRLFVARLAAVCVLLIGLAAGCASDPQPRDPVVPSTPLLGRVVSAPSCPVERVGQRCPPTPVPGASVVATRGSERYEVRTAADGTFRLDLAPGHYTVTATNAGGYASTATERVVLRHAPVRVRLVVDSGIR encoded by the coding sequence ATGGGCTCCCGCCTTTTCGTGGCTCGGCTCGCAGCCGTGTGCGTGCTGCTGATCGGGCTTGCCGCCGGGTGCGCGTCCGACCCCCAGCCCCGGGACCCGGTCGTCCCGAGCACGCCGCTGCTGGGCCGCGTCGTCAGCGCGCCGTCGTGCCCGGTCGAGCGCGTCGGCCAGCGCTGCCCGCCCACGCCGGTGCCGGGCGCCTCGGTGGTGGCCACGCGTGGCAGCGAGCGCTACGAGGTCCGGACCGCGGCCGACGGGACCTTCCGGCTCGACCTGGCGCCCGGTCACTACACCGTGACCGCGACGAACGCCGGCGGCTACGCCTCGACCGCCACGGAGCGCGTCGTGCTCCGGCACGCGCCGGTGCGGGTCCGGCTCGTCGTCGACAGCGGGATCCGCTGA
- a CDS encoding DUF1905 domain-containing protein, whose product MDFEFEGPVIEWRGPAPYYFVRIPEDESDDIKFAAKGLEYWGQVPVTVRIHDTEFTTALFPKDGVYLLPLRDKVRKEAGIDLGEELTVGLDVGRT is encoded by the coding sequence ATGGACTTCGAGTTCGAGGGCCCCGTCATCGAGTGGCGCGGCCCGGCGCCCTACTACTTCGTGCGCATCCCCGAGGACGAGAGCGACGACATCAAGTTCGCCGCCAAGGGGCTCGAATACTGGGGCCAGGTGCCGGTCACCGTGCGCATCCACGACACGGAGTTCACGACCGCGCTGTTCCCCAAGGACGGCGTCTACCTCCTGCCGCTCCGGGACAAGGTCCGCAAGGAGGCCGGGATCGACCTCGGCGAGGAGCTGACCGTCGGCCTGGACGTCGGTCGCACCTAG
- a CDS encoding class I SAM-dependent methyltransferase codes for MTGRALSFGAVAADYERFRPGYPDELVDAVLAYADGEVRTALEIGAGTGKATRAFAARGIAVTATDPDAAMLAELRRHVPASVRTVRGAFEELDPGATYDLVFAAAALHWTRPEGRWERVAGLLGPGGTFASFGGQVCLADDALEDAVRAAREPWLADDSIAPPDGSPPASAMQWPGTELLETDLFADVRQIRIERWMTMSAADFVSHLSTISAYLELAADDRAQAFERILAVLPETVAIVADLDLHLARLA; via the coding sequence ATGACGGGACGTGCGCTGAGCTTCGGGGCCGTGGCGGCCGACTACGAGCGGTTCCGTCCGGGATATCCCGACGAGCTGGTCGACGCGGTGCTGGCGTACGCCGACGGCGAGGTCCGGACCGCGCTCGAGATCGGCGCCGGCACCGGCAAGGCGACGCGGGCGTTCGCCGCCCGCGGGATCGCCGTGACCGCCACCGATCCCGATGCCGCGATGCTGGCCGAGCTGCGCAGGCACGTGCCGGCGAGCGTCCGCACGGTGCGGGGCGCGTTCGAGGAGCTCGACCCGGGAGCGACGTACGACCTGGTGTTCGCGGCCGCCGCGCTGCACTGGACGCGGCCCGAGGGCCGGTGGGAGCGGGTGGCCGGGCTGCTCGGTCCGGGCGGCACGTTCGCGTCGTTCGGCGGGCAGGTCTGCCTCGCCGACGACGCGCTGGAGGACGCGGTCCGCGCGGCGCGCGAGCCCTGGTTGGCCGATGACTCGATCGCCCCACCCGACGGCTCGCCACCCGCGAGCGCGATGCAGTGGCCGGGCACCGAGCTGCTGGAGACGGACCTGTTCGCCGACGTACGCCAGATTCGGATCGAGCGGTGGATGACCATGTCGGCCGCGGACTTCGTCAGCCACCTGTCCACGATCTCGGCCTACCTCGAGCTGGCGGCCGACGACCGGGCTCAGGCGTTCGAACGGATCCTGGCGGTGCTGCCGGAGACCGTGGCCATCGTCGCCGACCTCGACCTGCACCTCGCCCGGCTGGCCTGA
- a CDS encoding HD domain-containing phosphohydrolase — MEEPDSGVTLAELLAAFSLATDLGLGQPMEHLLRSWQIASRLGRRVGLPDSEQPALFHTAMLSWVGCVADGPEVTASFGDDIAFRADSYEADLGGLSGMAFFLGRAGRGQPLPGRLRAVATLAATGGGRVMRGIQGHCLVTSTLSDQLGLPPETSEAVRQFFARWDGQGVPRGVRGEEIALVVRLFHVADVVEVHHRRRGVDAAVEVAKARSGSQFDPALVQAFCSAAVDLLPGPADEYDAHELFLREPGLACRLSDDDFDAALVALADFTDLRCAARAGHSRGVADLSAGAARLLRLPAGDVRMVYRAGLAHDVGLHGVPSAILDKPTPLTATEQERLRAASYFTERVLARPPALARLGAIAGLAHERMDGSGYHRGVSGQAIPLPARILAAACAFRELVEPRSHRPARTLKEATGVIRSEIAAGRLDQAAADAVLTAAGAGTRRRVVGPAGLTPREIEVLGLIARGAATGDVAGRLGISRKTAGTHIERIYAKTGASSRSTATLFALRHGLLGELDDSPGS, encoded by the coding sequence GTGGAAGAGCCCGACTCCGGCGTCACCCTTGCGGAGCTGCTGGCTGCGTTCTCGTTGGCCACGGACCTCGGTCTGGGCCAGCCCATGGAACACCTGCTGCGGAGTTGGCAGATCGCGTCACGGCTCGGCCGCCGGGTCGGGCTCCCCGACAGCGAGCAGCCGGCGCTCTTCCACACCGCGATGCTCTCGTGGGTCGGCTGCGTGGCCGACGGTCCCGAGGTGACCGCCAGCTTCGGTGACGACATCGCGTTCCGGGCGGACAGCTACGAGGCGGACCTGGGCGGCCTTTCCGGGATGGCGTTCTTCCTCGGCCGTGCCGGCCGAGGACAGCCGCTGCCGGGACGCCTGCGGGCGGTCGCCACCCTGGCGGCCACCGGTGGCGGCCGGGTGATGCGAGGCATCCAGGGTCATTGTCTGGTCACCTCCACGCTGTCCGACCAGCTCGGTCTTCCCCCGGAGACCTCCGAGGCCGTCCGGCAGTTCTTCGCGCGCTGGGACGGCCAGGGAGTCCCGCGGGGCGTCCGCGGCGAGGAGATCGCGCTGGTCGTCCGGCTCTTCCACGTCGCCGACGTGGTCGAGGTGCACCACCGGCGCCGTGGTGTCGACGCGGCGGTCGAGGTCGCGAAGGCCCGCTCCGGCAGCCAGTTCGACCCGGCACTGGTCCAGGCGTTCTGCTCGGCCGCGGTCGACCTGTTGCCCGGCCCCGCCGACGAGTACGACGCCCATGAGCTCTTCCTGCGGGAGCCGGGTCTTGCCTGCCGGCTCAGCGACGACGACTTCGACGCAGCCCTGGTGGCCCTGGCCGACTTCACCGACCTGCGCTGCGCTGCCCGTGCCGGCCACTCACGCGGCGTGGCCGACCTGTCTGCGGGCGCAGCCCGGCTGCTGCGGCTGCCCGCCGGCGACGTGAGGATGGTCTACCGGGCGGGTCTGGCCCACGACGTCGGGCTGCACGGTGTTCCGAGTGCGATTCTGGACAAGCCGACCCCGCTCACGGCGACCGAGCAGGAGCGGCTGCGCGCTGCGTCGTACTTCACCGAGCGGGTGCTGGCGCGTCCCCCGGCGCTGGCCCGGCTGGGCGCCATCGCCGGACTCGCTCACGAGCGGATGGACGGCAGTGGCTACCACCGCGGCGTGAGTGGCCAGGCGATCCCCCTGCCGGCCCGGATCCTGGCGGCCGCCTGCGCCTTCCGCGAGCTGGTCGAGCCCCGGTCCCATCGCCCCGCCCGCACCCTCAAGGAGGCGACCGGCGTGATCCGCAGCGAGATCGCCGCAGGACGACTCGACCAGGCGGCCGCCGACGCCGTCCTGACCGCAGCGGGTGCGGGGACCCGGCGACGCGTGGTCGGACCCGCCGGCCTCACCCCGCGCGAGATCGAGGTGCTGGGCCTGATCGCCCGTGGCGCCGCCACCGGCGACGTCGCGGGCCGGCTCGGGATCTCGCGCAAGACCGCGGGCACCCACATCGAGCGCATCTATGCCAAGACCGGCGCGTCCAGCCGCTCCACCGCGACCCTCTTCGCGCTTCGACACGGCTTGCTCGGCGAGCTCGACGACAGTCCGGGCTCCTAG
- a CDS encoding DsrE family protein — protein sequence MGKAVISLSTGLEDAEKVTVAFLVAVGAAETGRETLFFLTKEAVRLALPGVATGTACEGCPPLSELMKRFEAAGGSYYVCPVCFNAKQLPAGELISGAELNGTVPMWNWIGDDPAVTFSY from the coding sequence ATGGGCAAAGCAGTGATCAGTCTCAGCACGGGGCTGGAGGATGCGGAGAAGGTGACGGTGGCCTTCCTGGTGGCCGTCGGGGCCGCCGAGACCGGCCGCGAGACCCTGTTCTTCCTGACCAAGGAGGCGGTGCGCCTGGCGCTGCCGGGCGTCGCCACGGGGACGGCCTGCGAGGGGTGCCCGCCGCTGAGCGAGCTGATGAAGCGGTTCGAGGCGGCCGGTGGCAGCTACTACGTCTGCCCGGTCTGCTTCAACGCCAAGCAGCTCCCGGCCGGCGAGCTCATCTCCGGTGCCGAGCTCAACGGAACCGTCCCGATGTGGAACTGGATCGGCGACGATCCAGCCGTCACGTTCAGCTACTGA